One region of Dokdonia sp. 4H-3-7-5 genomic DNA includes:
- the rimK gene encoding 30S ribosomal protein S6--L-glutamate ligase — protein sequence MNLKILSRNPHLYSTSRLVEVGLKRGHSVEVIDPLKCDLIIEKKKPTVFYKGRTLETADAIIPRIGASITFYGTAVVRQFEMMDAFTTTTSQALVRSRDKLRSLQVLSRSKLGLPKTIFTNYSRDVEEMIAHVGGAPLIIKLLEGTQGLGVVLAETKNAAESVIEAFNGLEARVIVQEYIKEAKGADIRAFVVDGQIVGAMKRQGKEGEFRSNLHRGGTAEIISLTDEEENAAIKAAKAMGLGVAGVDMLQSDRGPLILEVNSSPGLEGIEKATGKDIAKTIIRYIERNI from the coding sequence ATGAATCTAAAGATATTATCTCGTAATCCGCATTTATACAGTACATCTAGACTTGTAGAAGTAGGATTAAAGAGAGGGCATAGCGTTGAGGTAATTGATCCTCTTAAATGTGACCTTATCATAGAAAAGAAAAAGCCTACGGTCTTTTACAAAGGACGCACACTTGAGACAGCAGATGCAATTATACCTCGTATAGGTGCTTCTATTACGTTTTATGGTACTGCAGTGGTGAGGCAATTTGAGATGATGGATGCTTTTACCACAACAACCTCTCAGGCACTTGTGAGAAGTCGAGATAAACTGCGTAGTTTACAAGTATTATCTAGATCAAAACTAGGGTTACCTAAGACCATTTTTACAAACTACTCCCGAGATGTGGAGGAGATGATTGCACATGTAGGTGGAGCACCTCTTATTATAAAACTACTTGAGGGAACTCAAGGTTTAGGCGTAGTGCTTGCCGAAACCAAAAATGCAGCCGAGTCTGTAATCGAGGCCTTTAATGGACTCGAAGCCCGAGTGATTGTGCAAGAATATATCAAGGAAGCAAAAGGAGCAGACATTAGAGCATTTGTAGTAGATGGTCAGATTGTAGGGGCTATGAAGCGCCAGGGTAAAGAAGGAGAGTTCCGTTCTAATTTGCATAGAGGAGGAACCGCAGAAATTATAAGCTTAACAGACGAAGAGGAAAATGCGGCTATAAAAGCAGCAAAAGCAATGGGTCTAGGAGTAGCTGGTGTAGATATGCTGCAAAGTGATCGCGGCCCACTCATTCTAGAAGTAAATTCATCTCCAGGTTTAGAAGGGATTGAAAAAGCTACAGGGAAGGATATTGCCAAAACAATTATTCGCTATATTGAACGTAATATATAA
- a CDS encoding ATP-dependent zinc protease: MPKRTIGRTDKADFPVLGFYDIDIKIDTGAYTSSIHCHSIVEKENKLVCTFFDEEHPLYNGQEMIFEEYDIAIVRSSNGETQYRYQVQSSITIFSKTYKISLTLSSREDMRFPVLIGRKFLTKKFIVDTEFTNVSYNLKNNESKDIIS, from the coding sequence ATGCCAAAACGCACTATAGGTCGCACTGACAAAGCAGATTTTCCAGTTCTAGGATTTTACGATATTGATATTAAAATCGATACGGGTGCCTACACCTCTTCCATACATTGTCACAGTATTGTTGAAAAGGAAAACAAACTAGTGTGCACATTTTTTGACGAAGAACATCCACTCTATAATGGTCAAGAAATGATTTTTGAGGAGTATGATATTGCCATCGTGCGAAGTAGTAATGGAGAAACTCAATATAGATATCAAGTCCAGAGTAGTATTACTATCTTTAGTAAGACTTATAAGATATCATTAACGCTCTCGTCAAGAGAAGATATGAGGTTTCCTGTTCTGATAGGAAGGAAATTTCTAACAAAAAAATTCATCGTGGATACTGAGTTTACAAACGTATCCTACAATCTTAAAAACAATGAATCTAAAGATATTATCTCGTAA
- the uvrC gene encoding excinuclease ABC subunit UvrC translates to MPAAPIELQLKTLPTSPGIYQYYDKNGKLLYVGKAKNLKKRVLSYFNKTLDNGRIRTMVKKIHEMKHIVVETETDALLLENSLIKEYQPRYNVLLKDDKSYPWICIKNERFPRIFPTRRLIKDGSEYYGPYTSMKTVRTLLDLIKSLYKLRTCNYDLSKDKIDAGKYKVCLEYHLGNCEGPCEDKQSEKEYHEHIEHIRQIVKGDFKDSLARFREKMKEHAAAMEFEDAQRIKEKLDILEGYQSKSTVVNPKISDVDVFSIISDEGYGYVNFLQISHGAIIKSHTLELKKQLDETDKELLELGIIEIQQRFDHNSKEIYVPFEVELGDQYKITVPKLGDKKRILELSERNAKYYRMERFKQTKIVDPDRHTNRIMAQMKADLRLTEEPRHIECFDNSNIQGSNPVAACVVFKNGKASKSDYRKFNIKTVEGPDDFASMEEVVYRRYKRLLAEDQPLPQLIIVDGGKGQLSSGVKALDDLGLRGKIAIIGIAKRLEELFYPGDSIPLYLDKKSETLKIIQQLRNEAHRFGITFHRNQRSNAALGTELDAIRGIGEKTIVDLLKHYRSVSKVKVASKKSLTEVIGPSKAAIIYNHYHVKE, encoded by the coding sequence ATGCCTGCTGCTCCAATAGAACTTCAACTCAAAACACTTCCTACAAGTCCGGGAATATATCAATACTACGATAAAAACGGAAAACTGCTTTACGTAGGAAAAGCAAAGAACTTAAAAAAACGAGTACTTTCCTATTTTAATAAAACCCTAGATAACGGCCGCATAAGGACGATGGTCAAAAAGATTCACGAGATGAAGCATATCGTGGTCGAGACCGAGACAGATGCGCTTCTTCTTGAAAACAGTCTTATAAAAGAATATCAGCCACGGTACAACGTACTCCTTAAAGATGATAAAAGCTACCCGTGGATTTGTATAAAAAATGAACGCTTCCCTAGGATTTTCCCTACGCGTAGACTCATTAAAGACGGTAGCGAGTATTATGGTCCATACACGAGTATGAAAACAGTGCGCACACTACTAGACTTGATTAAAAGTTTATATAAGCTTCGCACTTGTAATTATGACCTTTCTAAGGATAAGATAGACGCTGGGAAGTATAAAGTGTGCCTTGAATATCATCTAGGCAACTGCGAAGGCCCTTGTGAAGACAAGCAGTCAGAAAAAGAATATCATGAGCACATAGAACACATACGACAGATTGTAAAAGGGGATTTTAAAGATTCTCTAGCTCGCTTTCGCGAAAAAATGAAGGAGCACGCTGCTGCCATGGAATTTGAAGATGCACAACGCATTAAAGAAAAGCTTGACATCCTTGAAGGGTACCAATCTAAAAGTACGGTGGTTAATCCTAAGATAAGCGATGTTGATGTATTCTCCATTATAAGCGATGAGGGGTATGGGTATGTAAACTTCTTACAGATATCACACGGTGCCATTATTAAGTCTCATACGCTAGAACTCAAGAAGCAACTAGACGAGACCGATAAAGAATTACTAGAACTCGGTATTATTGAGATTCAGCAACGTTTTGACCATAACTCAAAGGAAATCTATGTTCCCTTTGAAGTAGAGCTAGGTGATCAATATAAAATTACCGTGCCTAAACTAGGTGACAAAAAACGCATACTAGAACTCTCTGAACGTAATGCAAAATATTACAGGATGGAACGTTTCAAGCAAACTAAAATAGTAGATCCAGACCGCCATACTAACCGCATCATGGCACAAATGAAGGCAGACCTAAGATTAACTGAGGAGCCTAGACATATAGAATGCTTTGACAACTCAAACATACAAGGTTCAAATCCTGTAGCCGCCTGCGTGGTTTTTAAGAATGGAAAGGCTAGTAAAAGTGATTATCGTAAATTTAATATCAAGACAGTAGAAGGTCCAGATGATTTTGCGAGCATGGAAGAAGTAGTTTATAGACGTTACAAACGACTACTAGCCGAAGATCAACCACTACCTCAACTCATAATCGTAGATGGTGGTAAGGGTCAATTATCTAGTGGTGTAAAGGCACTAGATGACTTAGGCTTGCGTGGCAAAATAGCAATTATAGGTATTGCAAAACGTCTAGAAGAATTATTTTATCCTGGTGACAGTATTCCATTATATCTCGACAAAAAGAGTGAGACCCTTAAAATTATACAACAATTACGTAATGAGGCGCACCGCTTTGGCATCACCTTTCACCGTAATCAACGTAGTAATGCAGCCCTAGGAACAGAACTTGACGCTATACGTGGTATAGGTGAAAAAACAATTGTAGATTTATTAAAACATTACCGTTCTGTTTCAAAAGTAAAAGTGGCAAGCAAAAAAAGTCTCACAGAGGTAATAGGACCATCAAAAGCAGCTATCATATATAATCACTACCACGTTAAAGAATGA
- a CDS encoding patatin-like phospholipase family protein — MKYFILVIALILSFSAFAQDAQKEDVKVGLVLSGGGAKGFAHIGVLKVIEEAGVRIDYIAGTSMGAIVGGLYASGYNAAELDSIFTSVNFNNIIQDNLPRKAKTSYERDDAERYVVSLPFDHLKLSLPSSLSKGQNTYNLLAKNLDHISNINDFSKLPIPFFCIATDVEKGEQVILDKGYLPEALGASGALPSLFSPVLINGKLLIDGGVTNNYPVEELRAKGMDIIIGVDVQDTLRGRSNLKSASEVLLQINNYRTAKAMEEKRTQTDIYIRPSIDAYSVVSFNDGKVIMGTGRTKAMEQYDALKEVAMRQKPLSRKRIKPTPQDSLQIAAVSITGNEQYTRAYILGKLKLKPPITVSYDDFYNGINNLTATENFNRIGHRLQKVNDEFVLHIELKESSSTQSLRLALHYDDLFRTAALINFTKKGVLFKNDIASLDFILGDNIRYDFDYYIDKGFYWSVGVNSSYTSFEQGVSARLIEDLRDIPLDGINRVSLNYQDLTNRIYVQTLLAKQFTFDIGIQHKFLDIETETVVSTNEEETAVIFERSNLGGLYSQLKYDSLDNKYFPNSGVLFDADFDLFLASSDYNNDFTEFGVANARIKYAGSIGNIFTATVEAAGGFKVGGADNNSLDFFLGGYGAKKVNNIVPFLGYDYLSIAGDGYVKALFEVDFEVFPKNHLNLSANFANVGYDIFDKPENWLPPATFSGYSLGYGSETLLGPLRLKYTYSPEVKRSEWFISLGYEF, encoded by the coding sequence ATGAAGTACTTCATACTAGTTATAGCCTTAATATTAAGCTTCTCTGCATTTGCGCAAGATGCACAAAAAGAGGATGTAAAAGTAGGTCTTGTACTTAGTGGTGGTGGTGCAAAAGGCTTTGCTCACATAGGCGTTCTTAAAGTTATAGAAGAAGCTGGTGTACGCATAGATTACATTGCCGGCACTAGTATGGGTGCTATTGTAGGAGGACTCTATGCTTCAGGGTATAATGCGGCAGAGTTAGATTCTATTTTTACTTCTGTAAATTTTAATAACATCATTCAAGATAATTTACCTCGTAAGGCAAAGACCTCTTATGAGCGTGACGATGCAGAGCGATATGTAGTATCACTACCGTTTGATCACCTTAAACTATCGCTTCCTAGCTCCTTAAGTAAAGGGCAAAACACTTATAATTTACTGGCTAAAAATCTCGATCACATTTCGAATATTAATGATTTTAGTAAACTCCCGATACCCTTTTTCTGCATCGCTACAGATGTAGAAAAAGGAGAGCAAGTCATCTTGGACAAAGGTTATCTCCCTGAAGCGCTTGGCGCTAGTGGTGCATTACCTTCATTATTTAGTCCAGTACTCATAAACGGAAAACTCCTTATAGATGGAGGTGTTACAAATAACTATCCTGTAGAAGAGTTGCGCGCAAAAGGAATGGACATTATTATTGGTGTGGATGTACAAGATACACTGCGTGGTAGGTCCAATCTCAAATCTGCATCTGAGGTACTATTACAAATCAACAACTATCGCACCGCCAAAGCGATGGAGGAAAAACGCACACAAACAGATATTTACATACGACCTTCTATTGATGCTTATTCTGTGGTTTCCTTTAATGATGGTAAAGTCATTATGGGCACAGGTCGCACTAAGGCGATGGAACAGTATGATGCACTTAAGGAAGTTGCTATGAGGCAAAAACCGCTTTCGCGAAAGCGCATAAAGCCTACTCCACAAGATTCATTACAAATTGCCGCAGTAAGTATTACAGGTAATGAGCAATATACCAGAGCTTACATTCTCGGAAAATTGAAACTTAAACCACCCATAACGGTATCATATGATGACTTTTACAATGGCATTAATAACCTCACAGCCACCGAAAACTTTAACAGAATAGGTCACAGGCTGCAGAAGGTAAATGATGAGTTTGTACTTCACATTGAGCTTAAGGAATCTAGTAGCACGCAATCATTGCGCCTAGCGTTACATTATGATGACCTTTTTCGCACTGCTGCACTCATTAATTTCACAAAAAAAGGAGTGCTTTTTAAAAATGATATTGCCTCTTTAGACTTTATTCTAGGAGACAATATTAGATACGATTTTGACTACTACATTGATAAAGGTTTTTACTGGAGTGTGGGAGTAAACTCTTCTTACACCTCTTTTGAACAAGGGGTAAGCGCTCGTCTTATTGAAGATTTACGTGACATACCTCTAGATGGTATTAATAGGGTGAGCCTTAATTATCAAGACTTAACAAACAGAATTTATGTACAAACGCTACTAGCGAAGCAATTTACATTTGACATAGGTATACAGCATAAGTTTTTAGATATCGAAACAGAAACTGTTGTGTCCACTAATGAGGAAGAAACGGCTGTTATTTTTGAACGAAGTAACCTAGGAGGATTGTACTCTCAATTAAAATATGACTCTCTAGATAACAAATACTTTCCTAACTCAGGAGTTCTTTTTGATGCAGATTTTGATTTATTTCTAGCCTCATCAGATTACAACAATGATTTTACAGAGTTTGGGGTTGCAAATGCACGAATAAAGTATGCTGGAAGTATCGGTAATATATTTACTGCTACCGTTGAAGCTGCAGGAGGTTTTAAAGTAGGTGGAGCAGATAATAATTCGCTTGACTTTTTCTTAGGAGGTTATGGAGCAAAAAAAGTAAATAACATTGTTCCTTTTTTAGGATATGATTATTTAAGTATTGCTGGAGATGGCTATGTCAAAGCATTATTTGAAGTTGATTTTGAGGTTTTTCCTAAAAATCACCTCAACCTCTCAGCAAACTTTGCAAATGTAGGGTATGATATATTTGACAAGCCCGAAAATTGGTTGCCACCGGCTACCTTTTCTGGATATTCCCTAGGGTATGGCTCTGAAACGCTACTTGGACCTTTGCGACTTAAATACACCTATAGCCCAGAAGTTAAACGTAGTGAGTGGTTTATAAGTCTAGGTTACGAATTTTAA
- the pyk gene encoding pyruvate kinase has translation MQKRKKTKIVATLGPATSKRQVLLDMMNAGVDVFRINFSHADYEDVKERVAMIRELSEETGYNTSILADLQGPKLRIGKMKEEVVVNPGDKITFSTESEFEGTKDRVYMNYKQFPRDVKAGERILLDDGKLMFQVDETDGKTEVEATVIQGGPLRSKKGVNLPNTDISLPALTKKDVKDAIFALGLKVDWMALSFVRHAEDLQQLQELIKKHSDHKVPIIAKIEKPEAVANIDKIVAYCDALMVARGDLGVEIPAHEVPLVQKQLVLRAKKARIPVIIATQMMETMISSLTPTRAEVNDVANSVMDGADAVMLSGETSVGQYPVQVIEKMASICRNVEDSDLIKVPQAPPHIKTKRYITKAICYHAAHMADEIDAKAITTLTNSGYTAFQISAWRPSSHILVFTSNKRILTQLNLLWGVKALFYDKFVSTDETVEDIRQMALNTELVDKGDMLINLVAMPLLDKGMVNTLRVSEV, from the coding sequence ATGCAGAAAAGAAAAAAAACCAAGATAGTTGCAACGCTAGGGCCAGCAACTAGTAAGCGACAAGTATTGCTAGACATGATGAATGCAGGAGTAGATGTATTCCGCATTAACTTTTCACATGCAGACTATGAAGATGTTAAGGAGCGCGTAGCTATGATTCGTGAACTAAGCGAAGAGACTGGATACAACACATCAATCCTAGCAGATTTACAAGGGCCAAAACTTCGTATAGGAAAAATGAAGGAAGAGGTAGTTGTAAATCCTGGAGATAAAATTACCTTCTCAACAGAAAGCGAATTTGAAGGAACAAAGGATCGTGTTTATATGAATTATAAGCAGTTTCCTCGTGACGTAAAAGCAGGTGAGCGCATTTTACTAGATGATGGTAAATTGATGTTTCAAGTTGATGAAACAGATGGTAAAACAGAAGTTGAGGCTACGGTAATTCAAGGAGGACCGTTACGTTCTAAAAAAGGGGTAAACTTACCTAATACAGACATATCACTTCCAGCACTCACTAAAAAAGACGTAAAAGATGCAATTTTCGCTTTAGGACTTAAGGTGGACTGGATGGCACTTTCTTTTGTAAGACATGCAGAAGACTTGCAGCAATTACAAGAGTTGATTAAGAAACACTCTGACCATAAAGTGCCAATCATTGCCAAAATTGAAAAACCTGAGGCTGTAGCAAATATTGATAAGATTGTTGCTTATTGTGATGCTTTAATGGTGGCGCGTGGAGATCTAGGTGTAGAAATTCCAGCACATGAGGTGCCGTTAGTGCAAAAGCAATTAGTATTGCGCGCAAAAAAAGCAAGAATACCAGTAATCATTGCTACACAAATGATGGAAACAATGATTTCTAGCCTTACGCCTACACGTGCTGAGGTAAATGACGTTGCAAACTCTGTAATGGACGGAGCAGATGCAGTAATGCTTTCTGGAGAAACTTCTGTAGGTCAATACCCGGTGCAGGTGATTGAAAAGATGGCTTCTATATGTCGTAACGTAGAAGATTCAGATCTTATTAAAGTTCCGCAGGCACCACCACACATTAAGACTAAACGTTACATTACTAAAGCAATATGTTATCACGCGGCTCACATGGCAGATGAGATAGATGCAAAAGCAATTACTACCTTAACAAATAGTGGTTACACAGCATTTCAAATCTCAGCATGGAGACCATCATCCCACATTCTTGTATTTACATCAAATAAGCGCATACTTACACAGCTTAACCTATTATGGGGTGTAAAAGCATTGTTTTATGACAAATTTGTAAGTACAGATGAGACGGTAGAAGACATAAGACAAATGGCTTTAAATACAGAATTGGTAGATAAAGGAGATATGCTTATCAACCTAGTAGCAATGCCATTACTAGATAAAGGAATGGTTAATACACTCCGTGTTTCTGAGGTGTAA
- a CDS encoding IPExxxVDY family protein, whose amino-acid sequence MYKILLEDSIGYDFTLIAIHGSLEPYYLAYLLNKNLGLRLSRSREDLIIGNREEEASYPFFEFNDEHQYVDYYVLSNKTKIEVEAKAVVGLFESEKTLKTTYFIPEMPQVDYFIKVVEDGNAFAKAKALKILNQISHIVTAYEVDVSSLKNKEHLIFE is encoded by the coding sequence ATGTATAAAATTCTTTTGGAAGACTCCATTGGTTATGACTTTACGCTCATAGCTATACATGGTTCATTAGAGCCATATTACTTGGCATACTTACTTAATAAGAATCTTGGATTAAGACTATCTCGTTCTCGTGAAGACCTCATTATTGGCAATCGAGAAGAAGAGGCAAGCTATCCCTTTTTTGAATTTAATGATGAGCATCAGTACGTAGATTACTATGTATTATCAAATAAGACAAAGATAGAAGTAGAAGCTAAGGCTGTTGTAGGTCTTTTTGAATCAGAGAAAACACTCAAGACTACCTACTTTATTCCTGAGATGCCACAAGTAGATTATTTTATAAAAGTGGTTGAGGATGGTAACGCTTTCGCGAAAGCTAAAGCACTAAAAATTCTCAATCAAATATCACATATTGTTACCGCTTATGAAGTAGACGTAAGCTCGTTAAAAAATAAAGAACACTTAATTTTTGAATAA
- a CDS encoding sensor histidine kinase, whose product MLVKFPKRYYLVFAFLALITAIAVYWGTSRIIQQEEAARTLNLERANREAAKEFQEALNNYATLISGVKSYIEISNGSFTENDISSFIERQLGGLIMERPFSVSYIDTSHIFIFDFTMQPVPNANLVGKSIAKFIGKEGTLRMDSLMRKSNFYASDPTNLLEGRVGLPLGFGVLDSLGNSMGYITSIAEFAPILDKAYVHTNKDDFVFKFKSSNGNYFDRSRAHNGQKIYSVNEDPEFFKNFDVKEETYISSVVPFYNKEFILSTAYKKSHEGFLALGVTSCLWYLAILGFMFFLISQYYLYERKNKIIASQKVRLSELVATKNKFFSILANDLRGPLSSVINFLDVLKVEHANNNQNTTIINSLEDSSRNSISLLDNLLKWSKLQTDQVEFTPVALDIMSITKDQIKIQNHALQNKGLNIRLESSFKGEVVGDKNMVATIIRNVLSNAIKFSHDNDIIVIELTRLDNKFVFSIEDNGIGIPEHDKQRLFDLTEITSRVGTRNEKGSGLGLVLSNEYLKAHRGDILIESEDGKGTLVTFTLPLG is encoded by the coding sequence ATGTTAGTAAAATTTCCAAAGAGATACTATCTCGTTTTTGCATTCCTTGCACTCATAACGGCAATTGCTGTTTATTGGGGTACATCTCGCATAATACAACAAGAGGAAGCTGCTCGTACACTTAACTTAGAAAGAGCAAATAGAGAAGCTGCAAAGGAATTTCAAGAAGCTCTTAACAATTATGCGACTCTAATTTCTGGAGTAAAAAGTTATATTGAAATATCTAATGGGAGCTTTACAGAGAACGATATATCTTCCTTCATAGAACGGCAGCTAGGTGGACTTATCATGGAACGTCCCTTTAGTGTCTCATATATTGATACGAGCCATATTTTTATTTTTGACTTTACCATGCAGCCTGTACCTAATGCAAATTTGGTAGGAAAATCAATAGCGAAATTTATAGGAAAGGAGGGTACATTGAGAATGGACTCTTTAATGCGTAAGAGTAATTTCTATGCCTCAGACCCCACAAATTTATTAGAAGGTAGAGTAGGACTTCCATTAGGTTTTGGTGTTTTGGACAGCCTTGGTAATTCTATGGGTTATATAACTAGTATTGCAGAGTTTGCCCCTATTTTAGATAAAGCATATGTTCATACTAATAAAGATGATTTTGTCTTTAAGTTTAAAAGTAGTAACGGTAATTACTTTGATCGTAGTAGAGCCCATAATGGACAAAAAATATATTCTGTAAATGAGGATCCAGAGTTTTTTAAAAACTTTGATGTCAAAGAAGAAACCTATATCTCTAGTGTAGTCCCTTTTTACAATAAAGAATTTATATTGAGCACCGCCTATAAGAAGTCTCATGAAGGTTTCTTAGCGCTAGGCGTTACATCATGTTTGTGGTATCTCGCCATATTAGGATTTATGTTCTTTTTGATAAGTCAGTATTATTTGTATGAGCGTAAGAATAAAATTATTGCCTCACAAAAGGTCCGATTGTCAGAGTTAGTAGCTACTAAAAATAAGTTTTTTTCAATTTTAGCAAACGATCTTAGAGGTCCTCTATCATCCGTAATAAACTTTTTAGATGTGTTAAAAGTAGAACACGCAAATAACAATCAAAACACCACTATAATAAACTCTCTTGAAGACTCTAGCCGAAATAGTATTTCATTACTTGACAACCTTCTAAAATGGTCAAAACTTCAAACAGATCAAGTTGAATTTACTCCTGTTGCATTAGATATCATGTCTATTACAAAAGATCAAATTAAAATACAAAACCACGCTCTTCAAAATAAAGGGCTCAATATACGTCTAGAGTCAAGCTTTAAAGGTGAAGTAGTAGGAGATAAAAATATGGTGGCGACCATAATTAGAAATGTACTGTCTAATGCAATTAAGTTTTCACACGATAATGATATCATAGTGATTGAGCTTACAAGGCTAGATAATAAGTTTGTCTTTAGTATTGAAGATAACGGAATAGGGATTCCAGAACATGACAAGCAACGACTCTTTGACTTAACTGAAATCACAAGTCGGGTGGGCACTAGAAACGAGAAAGGTTCAGGTTTAGGACTAGTTTTAAGTAATGAGTATCTCAAGGCTCATAGGGGAGATATACTTATAGAAAGTGAAGATGGTAAAGGAACTCTCGTTACATTCACATTGCCTTTAGGTTAA
- the rnc gene encoding ribonuclease III produces MSAFKKIFNSRAEKDGSFFMRMHAIIGFKPKEIKYYEKAFTHRSLGLKKADGNPLNYERLEFLGDAMLGSVIAAHLFNAVQGGNEGYLTKMRSKVVSRKHLNELGRDLNLVRYVRASIPLDNFGVNIHGNLFEALVGAIYLDRGYKYCEKFIAKRVIEPYVDIEKLEGRIISYKSVLIEWCQKEKRTFKFETFEDTGQDTVKHFGVKLFIDGKVVAKARATSKKKAEEIASKRTFYAFQREIETQ; encoded by the coding sequence ATGAGCGCATTTAAAAAAATATTTAACTCTCGTGCTGAAAAGGACGGGAGTTTTTTTATGCGAATGCATGCTATTATAGGCTTTAAACCGAAAGAGATAAAGTACTATGAGAAAGCTTTTACCCATCGTTCTCTAGGTCTTAAAAAAGCAGATGGTAATCCTCTTAATTATGAGCGATTAGAGTTTTTAGGAGACGCAATGCTCGGGTCTGTTATTGCAGCACATCTCTTTAATGCCGTACAAGGTGGTAATGAAGGATATTTAACTAAAATGAGATCTAAGGTGGTGAGTCGTAAGCATCTCAATGAGCTAGGCAGAGATCTCAATCTTGTGAGATATGTGAGAGCAAGTATTCCCCTAGATAATTTTGGGGTTAATATTCATGGTAATCTTTTTGAAGCTTTAGTTGGTGCCATTTACCTTGATCGAGGTTATAAATATTGCGAGAAGTTTATAGCTAAGCGTGTTATAGAGCCCTATGTAGATATAGAGAAGCTTGAGGGCCGTATCATTAGTTACAAGAGTGTATTGATAGAATGGTGCCAAAAAGAAAAGCGCACCTTTAAATTTGAAACTTTTGAAGATACTGGTCAAGACACTGTAAAGCATTTTGGGGTAAAACTTTTTATAGATGGTAAGGTTGTTGCAAAAGCTCGTGCTACAAGTAAGAAAAAGGCAGAAGAAATAGCTTCAAAACGCACTTTTTATGCTTTTCAACGAGAAATTGAAACTCAATAA